One segment of Setaria viridis chromosome 4, Setaria_viridis_v4.0, whole genome shotgun sequence DNA contains the following:
- the LOC140222655 gene encoding protein LYK5-like → MHPSVVLRGPAASLEGNKQMRKHARSPCRRLAHVAMFLRAADLGHFRIPFAPAVVRQGTSRAAEQGAYLLLPAATLALPPLPPPPRPGGAAGCYANNGSSVLGYTCRSSSFPRSWRNWVQVAFDIADGLNYLHNCSNVLLDTRLRAKVSNFGLARAVAAAGGAQMTRNVVGTEGYLAPEYLEDRLIGPHLDVFAFGVVVLELLSGKEAAPARVGTDSGGGEALLLWQEAQRLAIDGGGVREKVPAFMDARLHGDYPSDVVFALLALALRCVAREPRARPSMGEVLLSLSAVYGSTLDRDDPLDPGNSGSTVTESG, encoded by the exons ATGCATCCATCCGTCGTCCTCCGGGGCCCGGCGGCGAGCTTGGAAGGAAACAAACAAATGAGAAAGCACGCGCGGTCCCCTTGCCGTCGCCTGGCCCATGTGGCCATGTTCTTGCGGGCTGCCGATCTGGGCCATTTCCGCATCCCGTTCGCGCCGGCCG TGGTCCGTCAAGGCACCAGCAGAGCAGCTGAGCAGGGGGCATATCTCCTGCTGCCCGCGGCGACGCTGGCACTG CCacctcttcctccccctcctcgccCCGGCGGTGCTGCCGGCTGCTACGCCAACAACGGCAGCTCCGTCCTCGGCTACACCTGCCGCAGCAGCTCCTTCCCACGGTCATGGAGGAACTGGGTGCAGGTGGCGTTCGACATTGCCGACGGGCTCAACTACCTGCACAACTGCAGCAACGTCCTGCTCGACACCCGTCTCCGCGCCAAGGTGTCCAACTTCGGCCTGGCGCgcgcagtcgccgccgccggcggcgcgcagaTGACGCGCAACGTCGTGGGCACGGAGGGGTACCTGGCGCCGGAGTACCTTGAGGACAGGCTGATCGGCCCTCACCTTGACGTGTTCGCCTTCGGGGTCGTGGTGCTCGAGCTCCTGTCTGGGAAGGAAGCGGCGCCTGCACGGGTCGGCaccgacagcggcggcggcgaggcgctaCTGCTGTGGCAGGAAGCGCAGCGGCTGGCCATCGACGGTGGCGGCGTGCGGGAAAAGGTCCCGGCGTTCATGGACGCCCGGTTGCATGGGGACTACCCGTCGGACGTGGTGTTCGCGTTGCTCGCGCTGGCGCTGCGGTGCGTGGCGCGGGAGCCCCGAGCGCGGCCGTCGATGGGTGAGGTGTTGCTGTCGCTCTCAGCGGTGTACGGCTCCACGTTAGATCGTGATGACCCCTTGGACCCTGGGAACTCCGGCTCGACGGTGACAGAGTCAGGGTGA
- the LOC140222654 gene encoding cinnamoyl-CoA reductase 1-like codes for MKTVCVTGAGGFIASWLVQLLLSRGDYVVHGTVRDPSDPKNAHLMALGGAGERLRLFKADLLDYASVAAAVAGCDGVFHVASPVPAVNPTNPDVEVLAPAVTGTQNVLKASDAANARRVVVVSSIGAVIMNPKIPDGAVVNEDCWSDEDYCRTTEPRISQSS; via the exons atgaagacggTGTGCGTGACGGGCGCCGGGGGCTTCATCGCCTCCTGGCTCGTGCAGCTCCTGCTCTCCAGAGGCGACTACGTCGTGCATGGCACTGTTCGCGACCCGA GTGATCCCAAGAACGCGCACCTGATGGCGCTGGGAGGCGCCGGGGAGCGGCTGCGGCTGTTCAAGGCCGATCTGCTGGACTACGCCAgcgtggcggccgccgtcgccggctgcgACGGCGTCTTCCACGTCGCCAGCCCCGTCCCGGCCGTCAACCCGACGAACCCGGAT GTGGAGGTCCTGGCTCCGGCGGTGACCGGCACGCAGAACGTGCTCAAGGCTAGCGACGCGGCCAACGCCCGCCGCGTCGTGGTGGTGTCGTCGATCGGCGCGGTGATCATGAACCCCAAGATCCCCGACGGCGCCGTCGTCAACGAAGACTGCTGGTCCGACGAGGACTACTGCAGGACCACCGAG CCACGAATTTCTCAGTCGTCTTGA
- the LOC117854097 gene encoding phenylacetaldehyde reductase, which yields MDVVTVCPPWVLGPLLQPTVNTTSMRLVAYLTGENTDEKMRNMVDVRDVVEALVLALETPEASGRRLICSAHVMKVSETVGLVHSLHRDLKLDYPRKFVQVEDEKGVSSKRLKALGWKFRTAEQTLRDTIDSYKAAGILK from the exons atggaCGTGGTCACCGTCTGCCCGCCGTGGGTCCTGGGCCCGCTGCTGCAACCGACGGTGAACACCACCAGCATGCGCCTCGTGGCCTACCTGACAG GCGAGAACACCGACGAGAAGATGAGGAACATGGTGGACGTGCGCGACGTCGTGGAGGCGCTCGTCCTGGCGCTCGAAACCCCCGAGGCGTCCGGCCGGCGGCTCATCTGCAGCGCGCACGTGATGAAGGTGTCCGAGACGGTCGGCCTCGTCCACAGCTTGCACCGGGACCTGAAGCTGGACTACCCCAGGAA GTTTGTTCAGGTGGAAGACGAGAAGGGAGTCAGCTCCAAAAGGCTGAAGGCGCTGGGGTGGAAGTTCAGGACGGCCGAGCAGACTCTCAGGGACACGATTGACTCGTACAAGGCTGCtggaatcctaaaataa